The proteins below come from a single Longimicrobium sp. genomic window:
- a CDS encoding UDP-N-acetylmuramoyl-L-alanyl-D-glutamate--2,6-diaminopimelate ligase, with product MTTLGAIEARLEREGLLASDARLSADDAARLVASASADSRKVGAGDLFCAIAGTEGDGHRYLADVVAQGAAGATVERREDAIAFPQIHVTSGRLAASYAAAELWGDPWNDLTLVGVTGTNGKTTTAAILRDMMSRRMPTAYIGTLGALDAGGKPVPGTEGLTTPGPIEAARWLRGFADGGVRALAMEVSSHALHQGRMAAARFDAALFTNLTQDHLDYHGTMEEYRSAKLRLLTLLKDGAAAVVNADDPAWDEVEADRVVRFGMERPADVRGENVRVGPGGMEWTLVLPDGSAEVNLPLFGSFNVSNALGAAATLWSLGWAAEEIAAGLSTIPQVPGRLERIAGPPASATVLADYAHTPDALERALAAVRPLVQGRLIVVFGAGGDRDPTKRPEMGRIAAEGADLAIVTSDNPRTEDPEKILDDIERGMGSAPRVRLSDRREAIRRALLEAGNEDVVLLAGKGHETYQVVGREKRSFDERVVVREILAERATSATREWV from the coding sequence ATGACCACGCTCGGCGCGATCGAAGCGCGGCTGGAGCGTGAGGGGCTCCTCGCCAGCGACGCGCGCCTCTCCGCGGACGACGCGGCGCGCCTGGTCGCCAGCGCCTCCGCGGACTCGCGCAAGGTGGGCGCCGGCGACCTCTTCTGCGCCATCGCCGGCACCGAGGGCGACGGGCACCGCTACCTGGCCGACGTCGTGGCGCAGGGCGCGGCCGGCGCGACGGTGGAGCGGCGCGAGGATGCCATCGCGTTCCCGCAGATCCACGTCACCAGCGGGCGGCTGGCCGCATCGTACGCCGCCGCCGAGCTCTGGGGCGATCCCTGGAACGACCTCACGCTGGTGGGCGTCACCGGAACCAACGGGAAGACGACCACCGCCGCCATCCTGCGCGACATGATGTCCCGCCGCATGCCCACGGCGTACATCGGCACGCTGGGCGCGCTGGACGCGGGCGGCAAGCCGGTGCCGGGGACGGAGGGGCTCACCACGCCGGGGCCCATCGAGGCGGCGCGCTGGCTGCGCGGCTTCGCGGACGGCGGCGTGCGCGCGCTGGCGATGGAGGTGTCGTCGCACGCGCTGCACCAGGGGCGGATGGCGGCGGCGCGCTTCGACGCCGCGCTCTTCACCAACCTCACGCAGGACCACCTGGACTACCACGGGACGATGGAGGAGTATCGTTCCGCCAAGCTCCGCCTCCTCACGCTGCTCAAGGACGGCGCCGCCGCCGTTGTCAACGCGGACGATCCGGCCTGGGACGAAGTGGAGGCCGATCGCGTGGTCCGCTTCGGGATGGAGCGCCCCGCCGACGTCCGCGGGGAGAACGTGCGCGTGGGGCCCGGCGGCATGGAGTGGACGCTGGTTCTTCCCGACGGAAGCGCGGAGGTGAACCTCCCCCTCTTCGGCAGCTTCAACGTCTCCAACGCGCTGGGCGCCGCGGCCACGCTCTGGTCGCTGGGGTGGGCGGCGGAGGAGATCGCGGCGGGGCTCTCCACGATCCCGCAGGTGCCGGGGCGGCTGGAGCGGATCGCCGGCCCGCCCGCATCCGCCACGGTGCTCGCGGACTATGCGCACACCCCGGACGCACTGGAGCGCGCCCTCGCCGCCGTCCGGCCGCTGGTGCAGGGGCGCCTGATCGTCGTATTCGGCGCCGGCGGGGACCGCGATCCCACCAAGCGGCCGGAGATGGGCCGCATCGCGGCGGAGGGGGCGGACCTCGCCATCGTCACCTCCGACAACCCGCGCACCGAAGACCCCGAGAAGATCCTGGACGACATCGAACGCGGCATGGGAAGTGCACCCCGCGTGCGACTTTCCGACCGCCGCGAAGCCATCCGGCGGGCGCTACTCGAAGCCGGCAACGAGGACGTCGTCCTCCTTGCCGGGAAGGGCCACGAGACGTACCAGGTCGTGGGCCGCGAGAAGCGCTCGTTCGACGAGCGCGTGGTGGTGCGTGAAATCCTTGCCGAACGGGCAACGTCTGCGACCAGGGAATGGGTGTGA
- the murG gene encoding undecaprenyldiphospho-muramoylpentapeptide beta-N-acetylglucosaminyltransferase, with the protein MTPPRILFAGGGTGGHLYPALALADAFQRLHPGAEVMFIGARRGVEARVLPEKGVPHRLLPLEPIRRQKPWQNWRLIPAMLGSATGLRSVFRSFKPDLVVGTGGYASGPAVAWGVLSGVPAALQEQNSYPGFVTRTMAGRVRQLHLAFPEARAHLKPGKRTEVFEHGNPINPPDLTLDRAAARARFGLSDGTVCLVTGGSQGARSVNEALLGALRGVADGRLPAPPPGFQILWATGPATYDKTAEKLAQVGNPGWVHVLPYIQDMPGALASADFSIARAGAMTLAELCAWGIPSILVPFPHAAANHQHHNAVALADAGAAVMVEEKDLAAERLWTEVMALASSPERREEIAAHARERGRPNAADLIVRELTKLIG; encoded by the coding sequence ATGACGCCGCCCCGCATCCTCTTCGCCGGCGGCGGAACCGGCGGGCACCTGTACCCCGCGCTCGCCCTGGCCGACGCCTTCCAGCGGCTGCACCCCGGCGCGGAGGTGATGTTCATCGGCGCGCGGCGCGGCGTGGAAGCGCGCGTGCTGCCTGAAAAGGGCGTCCCGCACCGCCTTCTGCCGCTGGAGCCGATCCGCAGGCAGAAGCCGTGGCAGAACTGGCGGCTGATCCCCGCGATGCTCGGCTCGGCGACCGGCCTGCGCTCCGTCTTCCGCTCCTTCAAGCCCGACCTGGTGGTGGGGACGGGCGGCTACGCGAGCGGGCCGGCCGTCGCGTGGGGCGTGCTGAGTGGCGTGCCGGCCGCGCTGCAGGAGCAGAACTCGTATCCCGGCTTCGTCACGCGCACGATGGCGGGCCGGGTGCGCCAGCTCCATCTCGCGTTCCCCGAGGCGCGCGCGCACCTGAAGCCGGGGAAGCGCACCGAGGTGTTCGAGCACGGCAACCCCATCAACCCGCCCGACCTGACGCTGGACCGCGCCGCCGCCCGCGCCCGCTTCGGCCTCTCCGACGGCACGGTCTGCCTGGTGACGGGCGGCAGCCAGGGCGCGCGCTCGGTGAACGAAGCGCTGCTCGGCGCCCTGCGCGGCGTGGCGGACGGCCGCCTCCCCGCGCCGCCCCCCGGCTTCCAGATCCTGTGGGCGACGGGTCCCGCGACGTACGACAAGACGGCCGAAAAGCTGGCGCAGGTCGGCAATCCGGGGTGGGTGCACGTCCTCCCGTACATCCAGGACATGCCGGGCGCCCTCGCCTCCGCCGACTTCTCCATCGCGCGCGCCGGTGCGATGACGCTGGCCGAGCTGTGTGCCTGGGGCATCCCGAGCATCCTCGTCCCCTTTCCGCACGCCGCCGCCAACCACCAGCACCACAACGCCGTCGCCCTGGCCGACGCGGGCGCCGCCGTGATGGTGGAGGAAAAGGACCTCGCCGCCGAGCGGCTGTGGACCGAGGTGATGGCGCTCGCCTCCTCGCCCGAGCGCCGCGAGGAGATCGCCGCTCACGCACGCGAGCGCGGCCGCCCCAACGCCGCCGACCTCATCGTGCGCGAGCTGACGAAGCTGATTGGCTAA
- a CDS encoding putative peptidoglycan glycosyltransferase FtsW: MITLPGRPRAQPRPAQPPVPPRDRRPAAPRLAAAKAARAESTLESRALVALTAAALCFGLVEMYSASSFIARSEELPGHYYALKQLRAVGAGVLMAAIISRLDYRRFRLWAWPMLIGVGLMLVVVIMPGTEAIAPRINGARRWLDLGMSFQPSELAKLVMIIWTAMLAVKKEDKLHSMSRGLVPFLMVWVPMALLVFLEPNLSAALLVILLSALVLFAGGARIGHFIVLGLIAVPIVWAKVQDAGYRMKRIAAFLDPGNDTQGVAYQINQSLIAIGSGGLGGVGFGNSRQKFGFLPEAHNDFLFSMISEEWGLLGVLFVVAVFAGFLVLGYRIAARAPDRFGYLVALGMTNLIVVTAFLHMGVAMALLPTTGFTLPFMSYGGSALLTYFVAVGVLLSVARARGTAA, from the coding sequence GTGATCACCCTGCCAGGCCGCCCCCGCGCCCAGCCCCGCCCCGCCCAGCCGCCGGTCCCCCCGCGCGACCGGCGCCCCGCCGCGCCCCGCCTGGCCGCCGCCAAGGCCGCCCGCGCCGAGTCCACGCTCGAGTCGCGCGCGCTCGTCGCGCTCACGGCCGCGGCGCTCTGCTTCGGGCTGGTGGAGATGTACAGCGCGTCGTCGTTCATCGCGCGCAGCGAGGAGCTGCCGGGGCACTACTACGCCCTCAAGCAGCTCCGCGCCGTCGGGGCGGGCGTGCTGATGGCCGCCATCATCTCGCGCCTCGACTACCGCCGCTTCCGGCTGTGGGCGTGGCCGATGCTGATCGGCGTGGGGCTGATGCTGGTCGTCGTGATCATGCCGGGCACGGAGGCGATCGCGCCGCGCATCAACGGCGCGCGGCGCTGGCTTGACCTGGGGATGTCGTTCCAGCCCTCGGAGCTGGCCAAGCTGGTGATGATCATCTGGACGGCGATGCTGGCGGTGAAGAAGGAGGACAAGCTCCACTCCATGAGCCGAGGCCTGGTGCCCTTCCTGATGGTGTGGGTGCCGATGGCGCTCCTCGTCTTCCTGGAGCCCAACCTGAGCGCCGCGCTCCTCGTCATCCTGCTCAGCGCGCTGGTGCTGTTCGCGGGCGGGGCGCGGATCGGGCACTTCATCGTGCTGGGGCTGATCGCCGTGCCCATCGTCTGGGCCAAGGTGCAGGACGCGGGCTACCGGATGAAGCGCATCGCAGCCTTCCTCGATCCCGGCAACGACACGCAGGGCGTCGCGTACCAGATCAACCAGTCGCTGATCGCCATCGGCTCGGGCGGGCTGGGCGGAGTGGGCTTCGGCAACTCGCGGCAGAAGTTCGGCTTCCTCCCCGAGGCCCACAACGACTTCCTCTTCTCCATGATCTCCGAGGAGTGGGGGCTGCTGGGGGTGCTGTTCGTGGTCGCGGTCTTCGCGGGGTTCCTGGTGCTGGGCTACCGCATCGCGGCGCGCGCGCCGGACCGCTTCGGCTACCTGGTGGCGCTGGGGATGACCAACCTGATCGTCGTCACCGCCTTCCTCCACATGGGCGTCGCGATGGCACTGCTGCCGACCACGGGCTTCACCCTCCCCTTCATGTCGTACGGAGGGAGCGCGCTGCTCACCTACTTCGTGGCGGTGGGCGTGCTGCTGAGCGTGGCCCGCGCGCGGGGGACGGCCGCATGA
- the murD gene encoding UDP-N-acetylmuramoyl-L-alanine--D-glutamate ligase → MTRTLSGETIGVLGLARSGMAAARLALARGAKVYASDAGSGPAAQKAAEELRALGGDAETGGHDVAKLAACTRIVLSPGIPPTAKILRDPAIAHVPVIPEVELAYEQLGSRVIGITGTNGKTTVTGLIEHILRAAGRDAVAGGNIGTALSELALREPQPEIAVVETSSFQLGMIREFAPEIGVLTNLAPDHLDWYPDLEAYYADKANLFRNATPASRWVLNAEDERARELPGDAAGERFYFRVASQPEDGERGGFLDPEGWLTLRMDGETEEALSPAHELRILGPHNAANALAAALAARLAGAEAKDIGYALRNFEAPAHRLQPVGEKGGVLWINDSKATNIASTRVAVRGMTRPVVLLLGGRHKGEPYTELLPELGPTVRAVVAYGEAAPIVQSDLAGHVTVERVDGSFEEVVRRARELAREGDAILLSPACSSFDMFPNYEERGRRFAELAAEDRT, encoded by the coding sequence ATGACCCGCACCCTTTCCGGCGAGACGATCGGGGTGCTGGGGCTGGCGCGGAGCGGGATGGCGGCGGCGCGGCTGGCGCTGGCGCGCGGGGCAAAGGTTTACGCCAGCGACGCCGGAAGCGGGCCCGCGGCGCAGAAGGCCGCCGAAGAGTTGCGCGCGCTCGGCGGCGATGCCGAGACGGGGGGGCACGACGTGGCGAAGCTGGCCGCGTGCACGCGCATCGTCCTCTCCCCCGGCATCCCGCCGACGGCCAAGATCCTCCGCGATCCGGCCATCGCGCACGTGCCGGTGATCCCCGAGGTGGAGCTGGCGTACGAGCAGCTCGGGTCGCGCGTGATCGGCATCACGGGGACCAACGGGAAGACGACGGTCACGGGGCTGATCGAGCACATCCTGCGCGCCGCCGGGCGCGACGCGGTGGCGGGGGGCAACATCGGCACGGCGCTGAGCGAGCTGGCGCTGCGCGAGCCGCAGCCGGAGATCGCGGTGGTGGAGACGTCTTCGTTCCAGCTCGGGATGATCCGCGAGTTCGCGCCGGAGATCGGGGTGCTGACGAACCTGGCGCCCGACCACCTGGACTGGTACCCGGACTTGGAGGCGTACTACGCGGACAAGGCCAACCTCTTCCGCAACGCCACCCCTGCCAGCCGCTGGGTGCTGAACGCCGAGGACGAGCGCGCCCGCGAGCTCCCGGGAGATGCGGCGGGGGAGAGGTTCTACTTCCGCGTCGCGTCGCAGCCGGAGGACGGAGAGCGCGGCGGGTTCCTGGACCCGGAAGGGTGGCTCACGCTGCGGATGGACGGCGAGACGGAGGAAGCGCTGTCCCCAGCGCACGAACTCAGGATCCTGGGCCCGCACAACGCCGCCAACGCCCTCGCCGCCGCGCTGGCCGCACGCCTCGCGGGTGCGGAGGCAAAGGACATCGGGTACGCGCTGCGCAACTTCGAGGCGCCCGCGCACCGCCTGCAGCCGGTCGGCGAAAAGGGCGGCGTGCTCTGGATCAACGACAGCAAGGCGACCAACATCGCCTCCACCCGCGTCGCGGTGCGGGGGATGACGCGGCCCGTCGTACTGCTGCTGGGCGGGCGGCACAAGGGGGAGCCGTACACGGAGCTCCTCCCCGAGCTGGGCCCCACCGTCCGCGCGGTGGTGGCGTACGGCGAGGCAGCCCCGATCGTGCAGAGCGACCTCGCCGGCCACGTGACTGTCGAGCGCGTGGACGGCTCGTTCGAAGAGGTGGTGCGCCGCGCCCGCGAGCTGGCGCGCGAGGGTGACGCCATCCTCCTTTCGCCCGCGTGCAGCAGCTTCGACATGTTCCCCAACTACGAAGAGCGGGGCCGGCGCTTCGCCGAGCTTGCCGCCGAGGATCGCACGTGA
- the murF gene encoding UDP-N-acetylmuramoyl-tripeptide--D-alanyl-D-alanine ligase → MSGFRWTAAEVERALGTRGTEDGDAEYTGVSTDTRKIAQGSLFVALRGANYDAHDFLAVASDAGATAAVVSRMPDVQPAGMRLYLVDDTLHALGRLARHRRRALSGRVVAVAGSNGKTTTKELLRAALGVKFRVHATEANLNNQVGVPLTLLAAPEDAEVLVIETGTNEPGEIALLGAIAEPDVALITSIGEEHLEGFGSVAGVLEEELAILPSVRPGGTAFVADEPPELVARSLTILRDCVRVAGLTPDAEVRPEGEVEVRPDGSTAWRFRGVDVHVPLPGMHNVRNALLALGVAEELGVPLSDAARGIGAMSAPKMRNEWRRVGTVGVLADCYNSNPPSLRAAVELLASIPSDGAKVAVVGTMRELGDHADSLHAAAAEQIAGLVGKGIDRVVATGDFVAAFGPLREDLGDHLISADDPIQAYEELRPSLQGNETILLKGSRGVALERIIPLIERDFGQPAETNQHAGA, encoded by the coding sequence GTGAGCGGATTTCGATGGACTGCCGCCGAGGTGGAGCGCGCGCTGGGCACACGCGGGACTGAGGACGGCGACGCCGAGTACACCGGCGTCTCCACCGACACGAGAAAGATCGCGCAGGGGTCGCTCTTCGTGGCGCTGCGCGGAGCCAACTACGACGCACACGACTTCCTCGCCGTCGCGTCGGACGCGGGAGCGACGGCGGCGGTGGTGTCGCGGATGCCGGACGTGCAGCCGGCCGGGATGCGGCTCTACCTGGTGGACGACACGCTCCACGCCCTGGGCCGCCTGGCCCGCCACCGCCGCCGCGCGCTGAGCGGTCGGGTGGTGGCGGTGGCGGGGAGCAACGGCAAGACGACCACCAAGGAGCTCCTCCGCGCCGCGCTGGGCGTCAAGTTCCGGGTGCACGCCACCGAGGCCAACCTCAACAATCAGGTCGGCGTTCCGCTCACCCTGCTGGCCGCGCCGGAAGACGCGGAGGTGCTGGTGATCGAGACGGGGACCAACGAGCCGGGGGAGATCGCGCTGCTGGGCGCCATCGCCGAGCCGGACGTGGCGCTGATCACCTCCATCGGCGAGGAGCACCTGGAGGGGTTCGGGAGCGTGGCCGGCGTGCTGGAGGAGGAGCTCGCCATCCTCCCCTCCGTGCGTCCCGGCGGCACAGCCTTCGTGGCCGACGAGCCGCCCGAGCTGGTGGCGCGCTCCCTCACCATCCTGCGCGACTGCGTGCGCGTCGCGGGCCTCACTCCCGACGCCGAGGTGCGGCCGGAGGGCGAGGTGGAGGTGAGGCCGGACGGGAGCACCGCGTGGCGCTTCCGCGGCGTGGACGTCCACGTGCCGCTCCCGGGGATGCACAACGTGCGCAACGCCCTGCTCGCGCTCGGCGTCGCCGAGGAGCTCGGGGTTCCTCTGTCGGATGCGGCGCGCGGAATTGGGGCCATGTCGGCACCGAAGATGAGGAACGAGTGGCGCAGAGTGGGCACCGTGGGTGTGCTGGCGGACTGCTACAACTCCAACCCGCCCTCCCTGCGCGCCGCCGTCGAGCTGCTGGCCTCCATCCCCAGCGACGGCGCCAAGGTGGCCGTGGTGGGGACGATGCGGGAGCTGGGCGACCACGCGGACTCGCTGCACGCCGCCGCCGCCGAGCAGATCGCCGGGCTGGTGGGGAAGGGGATCGACCGGGTGGTGGCGACGGGTGACTTCGTGGCCGCGTTCGGGCCGCTGCGCGAGGATCTCGGAGACCACCTAATCTCCGCGGACGATCCGATCCAGGCGTACGAGGAGCTTCGCCCCTCGCTGCAGGGAAACGAGACGATCCTGCTGAAGGGGTCGCGCGGAGTGGCGCTGGAGAGGATCATCCCCCTGATCGAGCGGGACTTCGGCCAGCCGGCCGAGACCAACCAACACGCCGGGGCCTGA
- the mraY gene encoding phospho-N-acetylmuramoyl-pentapeptide-transferase — MLYHLLVPLAEYNAAFNVFRYHTFRAAGAVVTAFLVAFWFGPAIIGRLRMLKLGQIVRTEGPQTHLGKRGTPTMGGVVIVLATVIPTLLWARLDNPYTVIAIVTLLWLGALGFMDDYLKITRKGTDGLAGRYKILGQGSLGLLLGAFLVWFPLSEVPSTWTQIPFFKSVHLEFFWPIYILFVTFVLVGCSNAVNLTDGLDGLAAGLSAIAAVTFGLFAYLFGRVDISDYLNLFYLPGAGELAIFCVALAGGCMGFLWFNAHPAEVFMGDTGSLAIGGVLGAVAVLLKAEFLLAIVGAVFVAEALSVMSQTVYYKWTKKRSGTGRRIFRMAPLHHHFEQIGWHESKVIIRFWIVGIMCALAAVATLKIR; from the coding sequence GTGCTCTACCACCTGCTGGTGCCGCTCGCGGAGTACAACGCGGCCTTCAACGTCTTCCGCTACCACACCTTCCGCGCCGCGGGGGCCGTGGTGACGGCGTTCCTGGTGGCCTTCTGGTTCGGGCCCGCCATCATAGGCCGGCTGCGCATGCTCAAGCTCGGGCAGATCGTGCGCACCGAGGGGCCGCAGACGCACCTGGGCAAGCGCGGCACGCCCACCATGGGCGGCGTGGTCATCGTGCTGGCCACCGTGATCCCCACGCTGCTCTGGGCGCGGCTGGACAACCCGTACACCGTCATCGCCATCGTGACGCTCCTCTGGCTGGGAGCGCTCGGCTTCATGGACGACTACCTCAAGATCACCCGCAAGGGGACGGACGGGCTGGCGGGGCGCTACAAGATCCTGGGGCAGGGCTCGCTGGGGCTGCTGCTGGGCGCCTTCCTCGTCTGGTTTCCGCTCAGCGAGGTGCCCAGCACCTGGACGCAGATTCCCTTCTTCAAGAGCGTCCACCTGGAGTTCTTCTGGCCCATCTACATCCTGTTCGTGACCTTCGTGCTGGTGGGGTGCTCCAACGCGGTGAACCTCACGGACGGGCTCGACGGGCTGGCGGCGGGGCTCTCGGCGATCGCGGCGGTGACGTTCGGGCTCTTCGCCTACCTCTTTGGCCGCGTGGACATCTCGGACTACCTGAACCTCTTCTACCTGCCGGGCGCGGGCGAGCTGGCGATCTTTTGCGTGGCGCTGGCCGGCGGGTGCATGGGCTTCCTCTGGTTCAACGCGCACCCCGCCGAGGTGTTCATGGGCGACACCGGCTCGCTGGCCATCGGCGGCGTGCTGGGGGCGGTGGCGGTGCTGCTGAAGGCGGAGTTCCTGCTGGCCATCGTGGGCGCGGTGTTCGTGGCGGAGGCGCTCTCGGTGATGTCGCAGACCGTCTACTACAAGTGGACGAAGAAGCGAAGCGGCACGGGCCGGCGCATCTTCCGGATGGCGCCGCTGCACCACCACTTCGAGCAGATCGGGTGGCACGAGAGCAAGGTGATCATCCGCTTCTGGATCGTGGGCATCATGTGCGCCCTCGCCGCCGTTGCCACGCTCAAGATCCGGTGA